The Parasteatoda tepidariorum isolate YZ-2023 unplaced genomic scaffold, CAS_Ptep_4.0 HiC_scaffold_7538, whole genome shotgun sequence genome window below encodes:
- the LOC122273736 gene encoding afadin-like, protein MLCIWQLDIVPLHILGPKLPPNVRAHRLTALMNNVAAVMHQVMQDRYRDATALTFWLANTSELLHFLKQDRHLSAYTLDAQDLLAESVQLAFRSLVTCQQVELQDAMPAFLEDRDDFNEEEGTTGKLFSFTLLDIWPLGIP, encoded by the exons ATGCTCTGTATATGGCAGCTCGATATCGTGCCTCTACACATTTTAGGCCCGAAACTACCCCCAAATGTTCGTGCTCATAGACTGACAGCTTTAATGAACAATGTAGCAGCTGTAATGCATCAAGTTATGCAG gATCGATATCGAGATGCAACTGCCCTGACTTTTTGGCTTGCTAATACTTCTGAATTGCTTCATTTTCTGAAACAAGATCGCCATTTAAGTGCATATACTCTTGATGCCCAAGATTTACTAGCAGAAAGTGTTCAACTTGCTTTTCGAAGTCTTGTAACGTGTCAACAAGTAGAACTTCAAGATGCAATGCCAGCTTTCCTTGAAGATCGTGATGATTTCAATGAAGAAGAGGGTACAACTGGtaagcttttttcttttacactGCTTGACATTTGGCCGTTAGGCATACCATAG